The following is a genomic window from Bacillus sp. FJAT-52991.
CTATTTTTCTACCGCTTATCGTCATGAAGGAATTGGCCGTTCTACCGGTTTTGATTATGTTCGTACAGGAAATCCGACTAGACAGATTGTAGAACAAGCAATAGCGGATTTAGAAGGAGGAGATGCCGGGTTTGCTTTTTCTTCTGGAATGGCTGCTATTCATACGATTCTATCGTTAACGGAACCTGGAGAAGAATGGATTGTATCTGCTGACCTTTATGGAGGCACTTATCGATTGTTTGAGAAAATGTGGAAAAAATATAACGTATCGTTCGCCTATGACAGCTTTCAAGATTTATCTAAAACAAAAGAAATACTATCGCCAAATACAAAGGTGCTTTTTCTTGAAACGCCTACGAATCCTCTTTTACAGGAAGCGGATATAAAAGCTGTTGCCGCCTTTGCTAAGGAACATGGATTATTATTGATTGTTGACAATACTTTTTATACACCATTGCTTCAACGGCCGCTCATAGATGGAGCTGATATTGTGATCCATAGTGCGACAAAGTATTTAGGTGGACATAATGATGTCTTGGCAGGGCTAGTAGCTGTAAAGGGTGAGGAATTAGCGGTAAAAATAGCGGAGATGCAAAACGCAGCAGGAGCCGTTTTATCACCGTTCGATTCTTGGTTATTAATTCGGGGGTTAAAAACATTGGCATTGAGAATGAAGCAGCATGAAGAAAATGCCCATCAGATAGCGGAATTTCTTCGATGTTGTCCGGAAGTAACGGATGTTTTTTATCCAGGTCGTGGAGGGATGTTGTCGTTTCGAATTGCGTCAGAGGACTGGGTGGATCCTTTCTTACGAAGCCTTCAGTTGATTACGTTTGCTGAAAGTTTAGGGGGAGTCGAAAGTTTTATTACGTATCCGGCAACACAGACCCATATGGATATTCCAGAAGAAGTTCGGTTCGAGCGTGGGGTTTGCAATCGTCTGCTACGTTTCTCGGTTGGAATTGAGCATTCCGAAGATTTACTATTTGATTTATCACAGGCATTTAAGAAAATGAAAGAGGAGTGATAGTTGTGGAGCAAACATATTCTTTTCAAACAAAATTATTGCATAATCGCCATAAATATGATGAAGGGACGGGAGCGGTAAGTGTTCCCGTTCAACATGCATCAACTTTTCATCAAACTAGTTTTGACCAGTTTGGAGATTATGATTATAGTCGTTCAGGTAACCCAACAAGACAAGCCTTAGAGGAGGCGATCGCAGAATTAGAAGGTGGGACAAGAGGATTTGCTTTTTCATCAGGGATGGCGGCCATTTCCACAGCTTTTTTATTGCTTTCGCAGGGAGATCATGTCTTAATAACGGAAGATGTTTATGGTGGTACTTATCGGAT
Proteins encoded in this region:
- a CDS encoding methionine biosynthesis PLP-dependent protein; this encodes MGHKHIESILAQIGNRSEEKTGTVNPPVYFSTAYRHEGIGRSTGFDYVRTGNPTRQIVEQAIADLEGGDAGFAFSSGMAAIHTILSLTEPGEEWIVSADLYGGTYRLFEKMWKKYNVSFAYDSFQDLSKTKEILSPNTKVLFLETPTNPLLQEADIKAVAAFAKEHGLLLIVDNTFYTPLLQRPLIDGADIVIHSATKYLGGHNDVLAGLVAVKGEELAVKIAEMQNAAGAVLSPFDSWLLIRGLKTLALRMKQHEENAHQIAEFLRCCPEVTDVFYPGRGGMLSFRIASEDWVDPFLRSLQLITFAESLGGVESFITYPATQTHMDIPEEVRFERGVCNRLLRFSVGIEHSEDLLFDLSQAFKKMKEE